In Nostoc piscinale CENA21, the genomic stretch AACCAATACTTTGGGGACTATTAGTATCACATCACAGTCAACCACGAGAAATTTCGCCAGCAGAACTGACTTTAGTCCAGCAAGTTGTTGATCAAGTAGCGATCGCCATTGTACAAAGTAATCTGTATACCCAAAGTTTAGCGAGACAAAAGCGAGAAGAGACGATTAATCATGTTACTACCCTACTACATCAATTACCAAAGCTGGAATTACAGGCTTCTTTAAAAGAAACTGTCACAGCCCTAGATGGCATAGGTGGCCGCCTTTACATTGAACCAGCAACAGAAGTTTACACCTTTGGCGAGCAACCAAAAATTCCATTCGAGCTAGAAACTAGCATCATCGAACAACATCCTGTTTGGCAAAAATGGATGGATGAATGCAAACAAGGTCAAATTTGGATGACCACCAACCTTTACCATGAAGCACATTTGCGTGTTTTGGCATTTGCGTTTCAATTAACCCAAATTCGGGGTATGTTAGTCATACCTCTGCACTACCGACAAAAATTTATCGGTGTGTTGAGTGTGTTTCGTCCAGAATTCAACACCGAAATTTTGTGGGCTGGACGACGTGAACAAAATCCCCAACAAAAGTTACCACAAATTTCTTTTGATGTTTGGCGAGAAGAAAAAAAAGGACAAGCTATTGCTTGGACAGATGAAGAAATTTCTCTCGCCCAAGCTTTGTCTCGTAGCTTTTCGATTGCTATTCAGCAACAACAAATGTACCAGGAAGTACAAACACTCAACACCAATTTAGAACTGCGGGTACAAGAGAAAACAGCCGAACTAGAAAAATCCTTATTGTTTACTAAGGTAACTAAGCAAGTTTCTGAACAAATTCGCCGTTCATTAGACTTGAAAACTACCTTACAAACTATTGTTTATGAAGTGCGTTCGCTGCTGAATTCTGATAGAGTTCTAATTTATCAAAGAACTAGTGAATCTGAGGGTCAGGTGATTGTTGAAGAAATTAACGGGTCTTGGTCATCAACTTTGGGAATTACAACACCAGCAGGCTGTCTCCCCAATGAATCAACAGTTTTGTTCTTGCAGGGTCAAGTTAAAACCATTAATAATGTCAATACTGATTCTATAAGTGCTTGTCACCGAGAATTTTTGCAGAGTATACAGGTACAAGCTAACTTAACTGTTCCCATCAATATAGGTTTGCAACTTTGGGGTTTACTAATTGTTCATCAGTGTGCAAAGCCCAGAGAATGGCAAGATACAGAAATAAATTTACTACAACAGTTGGCAGATCAAGCTGCGATCGCTATTCAGCAAGCTCAACTTTATGAACAAAGTTGTCTATCTGAAGCAGAAGCTAGAGCAAAAGCTACACAATTAGAGCAAACTTTAATAGAACTTCAAGCAGCACAAACGCAATTAATTCAAACTGAAAAAATGTCTAGTTTGGGTCAGTTAGTAGCAGGCGTAGCCCATGAAATTAACAACCCAGTTAACTTTATTTACGGTAATTTACACTATGCAAATCGGTATACTCAAGACTTGTTAAAAATTATCGAACTTTATCAATTACACTATCCTCAACCACATCCTGAAATTATGTCCACAGCCAGAAGTGTTGACTTAGAATTTTTGGCGGATGATTTACCAAAAATGATTTCTTCAATGCAAATTGGAGCCGATCGCATTCGTTCGATTGTCTTATCTTTACGCAATTTTTCTCGCT encodes the following:
- a CDS encoding GAF domain-containing protein; the protein is MEYTDNPSGSQPPFGQEGLLHRIINRIRRSLELADILTATVAEVRWFLATDRVMVYRFDADGSGEVIAESLNDQVLPSLMGLHFPDSDIPLESRKMLLLGQQRVIVDVSRGKLGLSLPASNATEQLVESENTYYQRVDPCHIQYLTAMGVQSSLVVPILHSEVQGDSLKPILWGLLVSHHSQPREISPAELTLVQQVVDQVAIAIVQSNLYTQSLARQKREETINHVTTLLHQLPKLELQASLKETVTALDGIGGRLYIEPATEVYTFGEQPKIPFELETSIIEQHPVWQKWMDECKQGQIWMTTNLYHEAHLRVLAFAFQLTQIRGMLVIPLHYRQKFIGVLSVFRPEFNTEILWAGRREQNPQQKLPQISFDVWREEKKGQAIAWTDEEISLAQALSRSFSIAIQQQQMYQEVQTLNTNLELRVQEKTAELEKSLLFTKVTKQVSEQIRRSLDLKTTLQTIVYEVRSLLNSDRVLIYQRTSESEGQVIVEEINGSWSSTLGITTPAGCLPNESTVLFLQGQVKTINNVNTDSISACHREFLQSIQVQANLTVPINIGLQLWGLLIVHQCAKPREWQDTEINLLQQLADQAAIAIQQAQLYEQSCLSEAEARAKATQLEQTLIELQAAQTQLIQTEKMSSLGQLVAGVAHEINNPVNFIYGNLHYANRYTQDLLKIIELYQLHYPQPHPEIMSTARSVDLEFLADDLPKMISSMQIGADRIRSIVLSLRNFSRLDEAENKPVDLHEGIDNTLLILQHRLKSTANFTGIDILKDYGNLPLIECYAGQINQVFMNILTNAIDVLENQGDLAQDKFQLPKPKISISTRLATDTSRILIRIADNGPGMTEDVRKRIFDPFFTTKAVGKGTGLGLAISYQIIVEKHGGMMDCISEIGKGTEFWIEIPIRLLRHINNR